One Rubripirellula reticaptiva genomic region harbors:
- a CDS encoding ABC transporter ATP-binding protein yields the protein MTETQTPRRPMIEAVGLSKFYGPFAAARDVTFSVGEGELVAFLGPNGAGKSTTMKMLTGYIAASEGTARIAGHNMMEDRIEGSRHLGYLPENGPLYPEMTPLTMLEFFADARGMSKAMKKDRIEKVVDICDLSSVLYKAVSKLSKGFKQRVGMSQALLHEPDVLILDEPTAGLDPNQIRGVRATMKRLSETKTILLSTHILQEVEAMADRVVMINEGRVVYDGDVTKLREIGSGDLDNAFHTLTTSS from the coding sequence ATGACCGAGACCCAAACGCCCCGTCGCCCGATGATCGAAGCGGTGGGATTGAGCAAGTTTTATGGTCCGTTTGCTGCGGCTCGCGATGTCACGTTCAGCGTCGGCGAAGGCGAGTTGGTAGCGTTTCTCGGGCCCAACGGTGCTGGAAAAAGCACCACCATGAAGATGTTGACCGGCTACATTGCGGCCAGCGAAGGCACCGCACGGATCGCTGGCCACAACATGATGGAAGACCGGATCGAAGGTTCGCGTCATTTGGGTTATCTGCCCGAAAACGGGCCGCTTTACCCGGAAATGACGCCGCTGACGATGCTGGAGTTCTTTGCCGACGCTCGCGGCATGTCCAAGGCAATGAAGAAAGACCGTATTGAAAAGGTTGTCGACATCTGTGACTTGTCCAGCGTCTTGTACAAGGCCGTCAGCAAGTTGTCGAAGGGTTTCAAGCAACGGGTCGGCATGAGCCAAGCGCTGCTGCACGAACCGGACGTCCTGATTCTGGACGAACCGACCGCTGGCTTGGACCCCAACCAGATTCGTGGCGTTCGGGCGACGATGAAGCGGCTCAGTGAGACGAAAACGATCTTGCTTAGCACGCATATTCTGCAAGAAGTCGAAGCGATGGCCGACCGTGTCGTGATGATCAACGAAGGCCGAGTGGTCTACGACGGCGATGTCACAAAACTGCGAGAAATCGGCAGCGGCGACTTGGACAATGCGTTCCACACGCTAACGACTTCGTCCTAG